A single region of the Triplophysa rosa unplaced genomic scaffold, Trosa_1v2 scaffold239_ERROPOS184751, whole genome shotgun sequence genome encodes:
- the txnipa gene encoding thioredoxin interacting protein a gives TFYCSGDKVAGKILVEVSEVTRVMAMRVLGVGCAKVEYAKGKQRCREEINYLKYEEVVHLDDHLAYTDGSFVLRPGNKYEYSFGFELPRQGQLVSSYKGKLGYVQYFVKALLERPSQPALECKKHFEVEEPIDVNTPDLLSPNGGMKEKKVSCMFIPDGQVSLNAKIDRRGFCEGEDICINAKFENTCSRIVVPKAAIVAKQTYQANGRTKVFRQKLSAVRGNHIISGMCDAWQGKTIRVPKIKPSILGCNIIRVEYVLMIYMHIPGSDKLVLELPLVIGTVPYNGFGSRTNSMSSQDGSVSTSSASWVSLRMPSSAPPSYCDVTRDCSLEQPLTPLLDDYDGGDSPIFMNAPQFQFPPLPAYSEVEEEYNCNARMLPVC, from the exons ACATTTTATTGCAGTGGAGATAAAGTGGCTGGGAAGATCTTGGTTGAGGTGTCGGAAGTAACCAGGGTGATGGCCATGCGGGTCCTGGGAGTCGGATGCGCTAAAGTGGAGTACGCGAAAGGCAAACAGAGATGCCGTGAAGAAATCAATTATTTGAAGTATGAAGAGGTTGTCCACCTGGATGATCATCTTGCAT ATACAGATGGTTCATTTGTTCTCCGTCCAGGCAACAAATATGAATACTCATTTGGATTTGAGCTGCCTCGACAAGG GCAACTGGTGTCATCCTACAAGGGCAAGTTAGGGTATGTTCAGTACTTTGTGAAGGCTCTGTTGGAAAGACCCTCTCAGCCTGCCCTAGAGTGCAAGAAACACTTTGAGGTTGAGGAACCCATAGATGTGAATACCCCAGATCTACTG TCCCCTAATGGAGGCATGAAGGAGAAGAAAGTCAGCTGCATGTTTATCCCTGATGGCCAAGTGTCTTTAAATGCCAAGATTGACAGGCGTGGCTTCTGTGAGGGGGAAGACATCTGCATCAATGCTAAATTTGAGAACACCTGCTCTCGCATCGTGGTACCCAAAGCGGCAATTGTCGCCAAGCAGACCTACCAGGCCAATGGCCGCACCAAGGTCTTCAGGCAGAAATTGTCTGCGGTGCGTGGTAACCACATTATCTCTGGCATGTGTGATGCCTGGCAGGGGAAGACCATTCGTGTGCCCAAGATCAAGCCCTCCATTTTGGGCTGCAATATTATTCGAGTAGAATATGTGCTCATG ATTTACATGCACATCCCAGGCAGTGATAAGTTGGTTCTGGAGCTGCCTCTGGTCATTGGCACAGTCCCTTACAATGGTTTTGGTAGCCGCACGAATAGCATGAGTAGCCAGGATGGTTCTGTGAGCACATCGTCGGCTAGCTGGGTGTCCTTACGGATGCCTTCATCTGCCCCACCCAGCTACTGTGATGTCACACGTGATTGCAGCCTGGAACAGCCACTCACACCTCTGTTGGATGATTATGATGGTGGAGACAGTCCCATCTTTATGAATGCACCCCAATTTCAGTTCCCCCCACTCCCTGCCTATTCTGAG GTGGAGGAAGAGTACAATTGTAATGCACGGATGCTTCCTGTCTGTTGA